From a region of the Lactuca sativa cultivar Salinas chromosome 4, Lsat_Salinas_v11, whole genome shotgun sequence genome:
- the LOC111907007 gene encoding high-affinity nitrate transporter-activating protein 2.1, giving the protein METHPSLLLLLVLSCFATASYAHNVHLSALNQSLIVSTSTTPGEVLKAGVDQVNISWSYNQSFPAGTDTNYTTVEVKLCYAPVSQAGRDDRKTDDALDNDKTCPFDITEAPYKRSNNSFVWTVPQDTPTATYFVRIFAIYNKHEKGYGQSTDALKTTSLFQVDGIVSEEKEVSAALPAFGGSFGYGYAWLLMLFLVYI; this is encoded by the exons ATGGAGACTCATCCTTCTttgcttcttcttcttgttctttcttgCTTTGCAACTGCATCTTATGCTCACAATGTCCACCTCTCCGCACTTAACCAATCCCTCATCGTTTCCACTTCGACTACACCAGGCGAAG TCTTGAAGGCAGGGGTAGATCAAGTGAATATCTCATGGTCATACAACCAGAGCTTCCCGGCGGGGACAGACACCAACTACACTACCGTCGAAGTCAAGCTATGCTATGCTCCGGTGAGCCAGGCTGGCAGGGATGACCGGAAAACTGATGACGCCCTTGATAACGACAAGACCTGCCCCTTTGACATCACAGAAGCGCCATACAAACGCTCAAACAACTCATTTGTATGGACTGTTCCTCAAGATACCCCTACAGCTACGTATTTTGTTAGGATATTTGCCATATACAACAAACATGAGAAAGGCTATGGCCAGAGTACAGATGCGCTCAAAACCACCAGCTTGTTTCAGGTGGATGGAATTGTCAGCGAGGAAAAAGAAGTGTCAGCTGCGTTGCCGGCGTTTGGTGGTTCTTTTGGCTATGGCTATGCATGGCTTCTTATGTTATTTCTTGTGTACATTTGA